The Oncorhynchus nerka isolate Pitt River linkage group LG9a, Oner_Uvic_2.0, whole genome shotgun sequence genome has a segment encoding these proteins:
- the LOC115127211 gene encoding sodium/potassium/calcium exchanger 1-like, whose product MYCTQRKRLQLSRVIFLLSGVLLCCLYQLSITSKLSPGPWPHALPQIGEGSGDGEGLTGALLEEVALETLREGGRSVDTQEEEIIDLVTTEVSDYYSETTTDDVTPSTTTEVSSSSVTTIRTIVHCIYVDLEPPIQIPTLPNPPPTHLVPNTTQSSPADPGDAPHQKGEYPTDIFSVEDRRRGWVSLHIFGMMYMFVSLALVCDEFFVPALGVITDQLAISDDVAGATFMAAGGSAPELFTSLIGVFISHSNVGIGTIVGSAVFNILFVIGMCAIFSKEMLHLTWWPLFRDVSFYIIGLIMLIIFFLDNTIMWYESIMLVAGYSSYVCFMKYNVQLEAAFKNQLRKHQHIINIITVAVEDEPDKDETAGQNSSPPAPEDKRLLKVNN is encoded by the exons ATGTATTGTACCCAAAGGAAGAGACTGCAGCTGAGCAGAGTCATATTCCTCCTGTCTGGTGTTCTACTGTGTTGTCTCTACCAGCTGTCTATCACCTCCAAGCTCTCCCCAGGACCCTGGCCCCATGCCCTGCCCCAAATAGGTGAGGGGTCTGGGgatggagagggactgacagggGCCCTCCTGGAGGAAGTTGCATTGGAGACCTTAAGGGAGGGGGGACGCAGTGTTGACACACAAGAGGAGGAAATTATAGATTTGGTGACAACTGAAGTGTCCGATTATTACTCAGAGACGACTACAGATGATGTcacaccatccactaccactgaGGTCTCATCATCATCAGTGACTACAATCCGGACTATCGTTCACTGTATATATGTAGACCTGGAGCCTCCCATTCAGatccccacccttcccaacccaCCACCCACCCATCTAGTCCCCAACACCACCCAATCCTCCCCTGCCGACCCGGGGGACGCCCCTCATCAGAAAGGAGAGTACCCGACTGATATCTTCTCCGTGGAGGACCGGAGACGAGGCTGGGTGTCGCTCCACATCTTCGGGATGATGTACATGTTCGTCTCACTCGCCCTTGTGTGTGACGAATTTTTTGTCCCTGCGCTCGGCGTCATCACAGACCAGCTCGCCATCTCCGACGACGTTGCTGGGGCAACCTTCATGGCGGCGGGAGGTTCCGCTCCGGAGCTGTTCACCTCTCTGATTGGCGTGTTCATCTCTCATAGCAATGTGGGCATCGGGACGATCGTGGGGTCGGCGGTGTTCAATATCCTGTTCGTCATCGGCATGTGTGCCATCTTCTCCAAGGAGATGCTGCACCTCACCTGGTGGCCCCTGTTCAGGGACGTCTCCTTCTATATCATAG GCCTGATCATGTTGATAATCTTCTTCCTGGACAACACCATCATGTGGTATGAGAGTATAATGCTGGTGGCTGGCTACAGCTCCTATGTCTGCTTCATGAAGTACAACGTTCAGCTGGAGGCAGCATTCAAGAACCAGCTCAGGAAACATCAGCACATCATTAATATCATCACTGTGGCTGTTGAGGATGAACCTGATAAG GATGAGACAGCAGGTCAGAATAGTAGCCCTCCTGCCCCAGAAGACAAGAGACTCTTAAAGGTAAACAACTAG